From Anastrepha obliqua isolate idAnaObli1 chromosome 3, idAnaObli1_1.0, whole genome shotgun sequence:
GAAAATACATCTTCAAAGATTTGTAACAGCTTTAAAGTTAATAAATCTGACAAAAGGCACATTCGAAGAAATAGCTGTTGAGGTCATTAAGTCAAAAATTGTTGGCTCAACTCTATACAAAGTCCAAAAAGAACCGACAATTAATGCAATAATCCAAAAATTGCAAGATACTATAGTCGGTGAAACATCCGACGTAGTAAAAGCCAAATTGTCTAAAACAATGCAAAAAGGGAAAACTGCCGAAAAATTCACGACAGAAATTGACAATTTACGAAAACTTTTGGAAGCTTCGTATATTGACGAAGGCCTATCAGCCGAACATGCTGACAAATTCAGCACTAAAGAAGCCATTAACGCAATGGTTAAAAATTGTGAACACGGAAAGTTAAAAACAATCCTCGAGGCAGgcaatttcaaaacaatggatgaaGCCGTCACAAAGTATATACAGTGTAGTACCGAAATGACAGGCAATCCCAATTCAATATTGCTCGCCCAAAGGGGCCGTGGTAATTATAACAACAGGAATAATTATCGCGGTAGAGGCAATGGTAGAGGCAATGGTCGaggttattataataataataattataataacaacaaccgcAATAATGGCCAGAATAATAATTaccaatataataattatagagGTAATAATAGAGGAAACAACAGAGTCAACCATAGAGGAAATAACCACCAAAATGGAGGTTATAACCAAAACAGTAACATTAATGTAAGGGTGACCCAAAACGCTTCGGGAAACTCCCAACAGCCTTTAGATA
This genomic window contains:
- the LOC129241975 gene encoding basic-leucine zipper transcription factor A-like, translating into MAHDDEVEPPPLLLREALAEARRRKIDVIIGTDANSHHTCWGSSDINSRETFNDARILVHDNRRIINKTNWSKISKLLIKLRSNLYNVKEKYQLDIFIPTVLNSPLTLHGEEDQKSVETDLDSDPESNEETDIKENDLKDLTIPAQITLSEEDNEIEQEEGLNSSTSSADTEEYIMTDVNAQRAYIKDISNAIPEFNGQKIHLQRFVTALKLINLTKGTFEEIAVEVIKSKIVGSTLYKVQKEPTINAIIQKLQDTIVGETSDVVKAKLSKTMQKGKTAEKFTTEIDNLRKLLEASYIDEGLSAEHADKFSTKEAINAMVKNCEHGKLKTILEAGNFKTMDEAVTKYIQCSTEMTGNPNSILLAQRGRGNYNNRNNYRGRGNGRGNGRGYYNNNNYNNNNRNNGQNNNYQYNNYRGNNRGNNRVNHRGNNHQNGGYNQNSNINVRVTQNASGNSQQPLDTQQ